From a single Ascaphus truei isolate aAscTru1 chromosome 2, aAscTru1.hap1, whole genome shotgun sequence genomic region:
- the FERD3L gene encoding fer3-like protein, whose translation MSPTQSLNLCDRIYNFASFGDGTLSFREDVPSISRFEDEDTEDEDELKLSSPLGRSKRKRVITYSQRQAANIRERKRMFNLNEAFDLLRKKVPTFAYEKRLSRIETLRLAIVYISFMTELLNSSEKKKESS comes from the coding sequence ATGTCTCCCACTCAAAGTCTGAACCTATGTGACAGAATCTATAATTTTGCTTCATTTGGAGATGGGACCCTTTCTTTTCGTGAGGATGTACCTTCCATATCCAGATTTGAAGATGAGGATACAGAAGATGAGGACGAATTGAAATTAAGTTCTCCACTGGGCCGGTCCAAACGAAAACGAGTGATTACATATTCCCAACGCCAAGCTGCCAATattagagagaggaagaggatgtTTAACCTCAATGAAGCTTTTGATTTGCTCCGAAAGAAGGTACCGACTTTTGCCTATGAAAAAAGACTTTCCAGAATTGAAACTTTACGTCTTGCAATAGTCTATATTTCCTTCATGACTGAACTGCTCAACAGCTCTGAGAAGAAAAAGGAAAGTTCATAA